A segment of the Macrobrachium nipponense isolate FS-2020 chromosome 1, ASM1510439v2, whole genome shotgun sequence genome:
CCGTAAAATCTACTGCTACTGATACATCATAAATGTGGTGCTTATTGAGTTGAGAGAGTAAATTCTGCACCTCCTAGCCTGAAAATGAGTCATGGACATCTCGGCAACTAATCGCCCACATTAATAACAGGTTAAATGGACGACAGGGACTTTTGCAGTCCTAATCAGCGATTCAGACGGTTTTGATATCATTTACCAAAGATTTTTTCTCCACTGAAGGAGGCTGACTTGTTTCTGACATGATTTTATGGCACCTTTTACTTCAGTGTGCACTCACGCTCATGCTCAAAAGTCCCAGTAGCAGAAATGTCTTGGAATTGGACAAAAACAGAGAATCACTCACTCTCCATACGCGGTCGTTGGAGTTTGTTGTCTTCTGCAGGGAGCCTTCAGAAGCCTGCGCAGAGGACAAGTAGCATCTCACGCCCCCCACAAGGTCTTGAGTTCCGAAATAAGGGGCATCCGTCCAGGCTGCTCTTGCTGCACACTGGAAAATGGGAGCAAGAGTCTGAGCAGATCTGAAAAGCCTTTGTTGCATTACTTAGGGAAAGCTGTGATATTTTGGTTGGAATTATTTCGTTCCCATCGATTGGTTACGTTCGTCTGTCTGGAACACGCAAGATTTTCTTTGTAAACATTTGCTGTTATCTGCAGAATACAAATCTATATGAAATTAATGAAAGACCTCTCTCAATTCCACAATTTAGAGCAACGCATCGAAAactcaacatttaaaaaaaaaacgtgttctATAGGCCTTGATGTGAATGTTAATagatgtttttattaattgccaTCTTCTCTGTATAAGTGaaatcatcataattttttatttctcaaagaacgtgtaatctatacatataaattctTTAGTAACAGAGATTACATGTCAGAAGgctcagattattttttttatacctataAATGATTTTGTagttattggaaaaaataaattaacaaattaataacgaaatagataaataaatatctatgtcTTTCGCATCTTCTTCGCAATTTGAATTATCTCAAATCTGAAATATGATTTCATAAATAAGCATGGAAAGATGAATTTCTACCCTCTGAACCTTGGTTCAGAGGGAAGAAAGCTAATATTTATAATGAGCTGTTGACTTTGCGGAAGGTAGGGAATTATGTTTGCTCTCTAGGGGGACCCTTCGCTGTTATTGATGACCATTATTGGGAATTGATATATTTGTCTTGACAGGACCTCAGTCAAGTAAACTCGTGTATAGGGTGGTAATTACATCTGGATTTGCTACACGTCCTTGAGAGTGCTGCACGTCTTTCACAAAATACGTTCTGTATttagataaaaaagtaaaagaaagacgTTTGGTTTGTCGCAATTTCTAGCTTCCTTTTATGACACTTGAGCAAGACTCAGGTCTAGTATATTGCCGTGCACGAATCGCACAGATAGCTGGACAATATCTTCAATCATTGAGACTTTTTTCTTGCCCAACCGATAATATCTTTTGATGCATTATATGTCGCGGGAAATGTGTTGCCTACGAAGTTTTATGACAGAAGACTAATGACACGAGGACCACTGAGTATTCAACACAACCTATAAAGAGAGTAAGTACAGTCTGCAGAGTgaacaatttttttctcttttttagcaaagaggattccaaaaagtgtaaatattgttttgaaaagttcgacaataagaaagaaatagttCAAATTGATCAGGAGTTGTTGAGACGTTACTCAAAGGATTCATGCATGAATAGGCTCAGAAACATATACTAGCATTTCACTAAGTATGCATGAAACAAGACAATTAATTCAGAAAATATTTCGGAACTTAAAAAGCAAAATTTTATCGACGATGTGGAGTCCATCTTTGCTCCTCAAATGAGTAGTTTTATGGTCTGGGATCTGCCTATTCATTACCGAGACACATGGAAGTCCATCGTAGATTTCTGAAGATGAAATTAAATGCCAGTCCGTAAAATCCATGTAAGTGGACGAGGAATGAGGACCGTGCtgagatggtaaaaaaaaaataaataaataaagaaaaggagaatTAGAAAAAATGGTGATTATCTATTGCAGAAACGATTAGTTCCTGTCCTTGGACGGCAGaagattatattttataaaagtcCGGGAGTTCAGAGTGCATTTTTTGTGATCAATTTACAAGGTAAGTGACACACGAACGAGAAGAGATTAGTTATTCAACCTTTATGTCGCGAGAGGATGGCTTCGTCCCCCAGGTGAACATCCAAAAGCTCACCTGGACCAGGACAATCACTCACCTGCAAGACGGTCACGGCGAACGACTCGCTCGTCACCTCAGTCGTCACTATTCCTGTGGAGTCGTCCACTTTGACGTAGGTCTTCCCAGCCGCAAGTGACAGAATGGCAGCTGCTGCGCCGATGAGATGGACGATCCCCTTGAGAGAAATGGTACAATaactttttaaggtaagtttagCATCTTACAACAGAAGggggagaaaataaataaaaaacgtcaTGATTGCCACTATCAACATTCGGACAGCAGCTCTACAAATGGTTTGTCCTCAGCAGGAACAGACGTAAGGAAAGACGTGAAATATGGTCTTTTTCTTCACTTTAATTGACTTCAGTTAGACTGATAAAGTTTGCCTGCTACCTTGCAGTTACCGCTAACAAATAACACAGTTTAATGATACTCTAACCTTCCTACAATAACACAAAGAAATCTGAAGACTTCTTAAGGTTAATCCCTTTAAGATGATATCTAGAAGAAAAGTCCCCTTTTAATCCACTCTGATCTGGCTGAAAAAAAACGCCCAAAAGTTTTCTGAAATagcgcaaaaataaaaaaatttgagttttaaaaattaatNNNNNNNNNNNNNNNNNNNNNNNNNNNNNNNNNNNNNNNNNNNNNNNNNNNNNNNNNNNNNNNNNNNNNNNNNNNNNNNNNNNNNNNNNNNNNNNNNNNNNNNNNNNNNNNNNNNNNNNNNNNNNNNNNNNNNNNNNNNNNNNNNNNNNNNNNNNNNNNNNNNNNNNNNNNNNNNNNNNNNNNNNNNNNNNNNNNNNNNNNNNNNNNNNNNNNNNNNNNNNNNNNNNNNNNNNNNNNNNNNNNNNNNNNNNNNNNNNNNNNNNNNNNNNNNNNNNNNNNNNNNNNNNNNNNNNNNNNNNNNNNNNNNNNNNNNNNNNNNNNNNNNNNNNNNNNNNNNNNNNNNNNNNNNNNNNNNNNNNNNNNNNNNNNNNNNNNNNNNNNNNNNNNNNNNNNNNNNNNNNNNNNNNNNNNNNNNNNNNNNNNNNNNNNNNNNNNNNNNNNNNNNNNNNNNNNNNNNNNNNNNNNNNNNNNNNNNNNNNNNNNNNNNNNNNNNNNNNNNNTCAGTCCACCTTCAGGAACCATTTGCAAAGCTAAAGAGAGTTGATATAGTATCTTGTTTTGTAGTCAATTATTATCGATAATCagtaagtaaatcaattagtaaATCGAGAAATTTTTAAGTAAATCGATGACACCCTTTTGAGATTCAACGCGGTAATCTaatgtagtttttgttttataggAATTATGACGAAATGTCGATTCTTTCAAATATGTGAATGAGTAATTAAGAGAATTTCAAAACAAGTGCCTatcaatatgacgcaaagatGACATTTCCTATTATGAAACTCGTAATTGTTTGAAGAAATCAGTTTTAGCGTTTAAATTGCTTTTATGGAGACGAACTGCTTTTGTATCAAGTCGGCTTTATGGATGTACTGAAACGACTTCAGTTTGTACcaaaacgaggaggaggaggcctaaTTACGTCAGCTGACGTCGAGGTTAAATGCTATTCAACATTCATGACAGGAGTCGACAACTGAACCCGGTAAGTTTATCATGTTCGCCTACtcctcgggagtaagcctacaaactgttgttgctgttgcagttgttgctgttgttctcgtggggtgggggttgggggggagggtgtgTTGTGGTTAGGACAGCCCCATGGAGGagccttaaaaaggtctgaaaaaggtgtttcgcgtcgagttaaagatacaggaattttaggagaggatattgatgatttatttatgagaatgaaaacgtAGAGAATAAATAATGAGGAGCGTGTTAGAAAgtgcagaaaaataatttacgataaaatatagcgtaatttaatcttcgttggtgaaacagcacgCTAGTTCGTTTAGTTAGAGGTAAAAAATATCCTTTCGTCGCTCAAGGTTGAGACGAGTTTGCAAAAAAAATTTGCATTCGGTCAAAAAACCATTTTTCCCTAAGTAAAAACTACGGTTACTGTAGGCCTTATGCATACTTAATATGCCAATGCATGAATATGTAAGTAGGAATAAGTCAACAGATTTACACAGGAATGGTctgattttttttaccagaatcTTAAATATACAATGACAGGGTCAGGGACCTTCTTGTTAAACCCTGATTTCATTCTGAATTGAAAAGTACTAGGTTTGTCGtactaattatattttatgtagttATTCATCCTTGGCTTCTCATTTGTCCACAATACCTGTTTATGCAAAGGGAACTAGGCAGGATGTCAACTGGTTTCTAACGGTAATTATGTTGTTCCTTGTTAAGGCGTCCACTCTGCCACTCGTTGCTTGATAGACCAAAGATATATAGAGACCAGAGGTTACCAGTATGTCGTCGTTATGACAGCatctcagtattattattattattattattattattgattattattattattattattattttattattattgttattattattattattttattttggaaggagaccctcttttcaaacaagttttattgaaagatattgctgcatcagctgcattcaacttataagtagtcttctctatttttctaacaatagctttctctctgctactacaactggcgagtattgcgccgatattactcatcaggaggagtcaatttcggggatattgcttaaaatttatttatttgtcacagtatatgaacaataaaaaatacaagtcGATCTAGCTAGGTCCAAcgttttctctcggtatcatccgagcatgatcacggcagtggatcggagtagactgtaggtgttcaGTATCGTATCAGTATGGAGGGGATAGGATAGGGGAGGTTGGATCCCTCGGAAGGAAGATTAGGTTATGAAGGAATTTAAGTGGGGCTAAAGGAAAGTATGACGGATAAGGATAAAAGAGCTGGACAAACCAAGCTTGTCTTCATTGATCATGTGTGATTGTCGTATCATTGTATTGTGGTTCGAGTTCTGTAGTATCTTAATTATTTTACTGTGTTTTAATTGTACTACTGTGCTTGCCGCTGCTGGTGGACTTTTTCTTCATGATTTATGAATCTAGGCTCCAATTGGAtcgtcctccctccctccctccctggagGGAGAGCGAGAGGGGGGACTCAGACCACGTTCTGTGTGCATAGTTTCATAAGTGCATTGTGTTAGTAGTTGTTAGTATTATCGGGCTCTCTTCCCGATGATCAAGTTTAATTAAATCCAATGCTTATCATTTGTTAGTTAGTGCAGTGAGAGTCTACTCTACTTGTGCAATTTTCTTAATCCTAATCACTTATCCTATTAAAGTGCTTTACTTCCTTGTGTAAATGCACTGTGTTTTCTTATTCATTAAACATTACTTAAGATTAATGTTAGtaagtgggatttttttttttttttttcaaaatttttttttttttttttttgtgttaatacTATCTACTAAGGTTATTGCAGGCGTCTAGGGATGTTTCATACGCTCACACATACATTCAGAGGctcctttcattcatttccatTCATCCTAAAAAATAACATGCACGCGCGTAATATTACAAAGACGAGACGAGACGAGACAGCGGTCACTGAACTGTCACTCCCTCCCCTCCACGGTCCCCAGACCCTCGTGGTAGAGGGGGTCTGGGAGTATCTCCGTGTTCATGCGGGACCCTCCCGCTCCCTTCTTTCCCACGCttctgcctgagagagagagagagaagcagtggaTGATTTGACaaaaattttgtgaatatttttgcggcttttttttttttttttttttttgtgaagtacTGGTATTTTTGTCGCCCTAGATCCTTTCCTTACAAACTAAATGTGCGTATGACCCCCattcccccctcacccccacgctgtcgcgagagagagagagagagagagaaagagagggtgagATATGATGAATTCTGaatgcgtttttatttatttatttctaattttatttaataattccaaaacatcctctctcctcttctccctctgATACTGATCCAAGAGTGGCTGGAGATCCGTTGCAACGAAtgatatggaagaaagaggaacTCTCTCCTCAGCTATCAGAGCGTGCAGTATAGATTTTAGTGTTTCTTCTTCCATTGTTGATCCTCCGTTGACTTCGCCTTGTATAAACTTGTCTATCAATTGAATTTTATATCCGTTTGTTAGCATTTCTTTGTTCAGTTTCTTTGGGAATATAATGCTCACCATTCCGTTCTCAATTTCTTCGATGTCTGCTTCCACTTCCTCCATAGGCCTGCCCAAGTTAGATAGTTTAGGCTTTGTTGCCGAGTGCTTCTTCGCTTTTTTTGGCGtttttcctccctccccctcatcGCTCTCCCTTCCCTCTGCTACCCTCTTCGGTACCGTGATTGACTCTTCCATAGCCACATTTGTTGCTTCCGTGTTTGTTTGCTGTGGTGTTTCTTGATTATTTGGTGGCGGCGCTTGTGCTGACGTTTGTGTGATTATTGCTAGTTTACTTATTATGTCGGCTCCTGAAGCCATCTGTGGTATTTTTACTTTTGGTAAATTGTTAATAGTATAGTACTCATCTATTGCTTTCTGATACGTCCCTGGGTGGGCCATATCTTGCAATGCTGCAAAGATATGCCCGTTATAAATGTGATAAAGCTGCAAGTTAATGGCCTGATTTTGAATTTGTATTGTGGGGTTATTATTGACAATTGGATTttgattgttgttgtttgttggtaGCGATTTTTTTAGGGCTTCGCTATAAGAGTTATACTCTGGATTCCTTTTCTtagctttctcattttccttctcCCTCAACAGTTCTCCCTTCCTCTTCCTTAATTCCCTTCTCACTGGGCATGTTCTGTCAAATGCTGGGTGGTCCCCATTGCAATGCTTGCACTTTGGTTGATTCTTGCATTTGTTGGCAGTGTGGCCTACCTCACTACAATTAATGCATATTATCTGGTGTTGTGTGGGACATTGTTTGTGATGGTGATCGTATGACAGGCAGTTGCCGCAGTGCGGCATTGGCACGTGGATTTCCTCTTGGACTTGATGGGGGGGAATGTACTGGTTGCAGATTCTCACCCCATCTCTTAGGGCTCTCTGCGCCATTTCTCGGGATTCAAAAGTTACTTTCACTGTTCTAATTTTCGAAGTCTGGTTTGAGGTCTGGTTtgtcgttttttttgttttttgatgtcCGGATGATCAGTATTTCCTTTACTCTAGCCCATGGTTGTCTATTCAGGTAAGCTATTAATTCTATCCTCATCAGAAAAGTCTTCAATTTGTTTATCAACATACTTCAGAATTACTGATCGCAGTGAGTTTATGTGTGGTGGTGTTATTATTTCTAAACCAATTCCCCTGAACTTTCCAACTATGTTATCCCCAAGCACTTTGTCTAAATCTTCGTTCCTGATAACAATGTATAATAGTTTGTTATTTCCCTGGTTAACCCGAAAAATGTCGATATTTAGTTCCCCTGAAAGCTTGTAGATTTGGTGCTTTCGCTCTGTAAAAGagatctcctcctccccccccccacatcctTAATCTTTACTGACGGCATTTCCGCTATTTACGAAGGTTATTGGGTGACGATGAGATGCATGATTTGATGTATTACTGACTGTCTTTATTATGGTAATGAGGCGGATGCTGAATGATGATTACAACAGGGATCAAACTACTGCCTGCAGGGTGTTAACGTCATTTGAATTTTGCTTATGTTAAACACAGTAGATTTAGACCAATGGTCTATTTTAtgcttgtttttgttattgtattGTACAGGACAGAGAAGAGTTGAAGAAGAAAAGTGTTCAGAAAAGGGAAAggatgcctgtttttttttttttttttttgaaaaaaaaaatcttagcttCCGACCTATAGGAGGCTGTACGGGGTTATCCCCCCAGCAAGTGTGCCTCAGTTATATGCTGGATCCCAGCATATACTAGACCATCCCACTGCTGGCAGATTCTCCCAGAGATCGAAATTTCAGATACAACAGCAATTAGGCAAGCAGAGGAAGAGGATTGATTGCTGTGCCTATAGGACAAGGATATAGGATAAAGGTTTAATGGTTGGTTTGATATCTGGCGCTGGCTCGGCTGCTTCTCAGGAGCTCccactgtaggtgttgtcaagatctactcaatatatagcggcaggtcagcagggggtcagcCACGAgatgcgttttcattggctggtggcgcaatgcgctccagctattggttgaaagaagttttcttcaagacgcttctcgtcgttgaaggttgcgctgttgcagcctagctgatcgtcgaggctggggcaagacttccctgggcgctgtgtcacgacggctcgcgttgtcattggctgatgggctgcttgtctcatctggtattctttgatcgggagtgtcgttcggtctggtattatttgtgctattatttatgcacataggtctccttaggttggtggggaggaagagcacttcctgcgtcgtattcaatgagggcttctcttgttgtatgaggagtgcctcgagcagtcgcaaacgccgttggtcaggagccctcccctattatcttaatattcttgataataccgtcgcgggagatggcttcctggtgtgctgtcatggtatggtttttaattgccccttcttgtgcgtggcaagaaatcctcttggacagtttcatagaagtcataccaacgtaagagccggacATCCCGGACGGGGGacatgagaattggtagactacattcgactgtttcaagaggtctcttgctgggggggtcgggttgttcttcatgataaggtcgcgggtacgtcgattttggtaataaatcacgagttcgagttctttgtcgacttcggtgggggtcacattttctctgatgatttttctcaatgcatcttcgtcctcacggtgaagtgcgtgcattctggctttgtaaaacagcttgatcttctcatggggtggggctgcggtctctcactctcgctatacTACCGATCCAACgatgaatgcagctgatgcagcaatatctttcaacattaccttatatttattattattattattattattattattattattattattattattattattattattcagaaaataagccTTATGTCTGGCCAAGTAGAAGGCTATTTGTGTTCATAACCTGGTTGTTAGTTTGGTAGGAGAATAAACCTTTAGTAAATCGACATAGGCCTAATTCCAAGGCCATCGCCGCCTCCTTCGAAGTACTGATAACAATATCACTTTCGCACTGATTCGCACGTGACGTCACGAATAATCATTTTCTATATGGAAAGTTCTTCAAAAGTACTGATCTCTGCCCAGGGTCAACTTGATTGAAGTTGGTGTAGGCAgtacattgagaaatcctttggAATAGGCCGGGAATGAGTTTTGACTGGAACAACTCGTTGGTATAGTAGGCTATGAGATTTTGGAGAAACTGGTGAGGATTGGAAGAGAGAAATACCTTCCATTTTCTGAAGTAATTAAACTGTTTGTGGCCTCGTGTTTACATTTCTTGGTCAGTCCTGTTCTGTGAAATTTAGGTGACATAAACCCTGTTACATCTCGACACATGGGAGGTTAAGAATGATTTGAGAAACTATGAAGGAATTTGTCAGTTTGTCCAGAATCCTGACCATGCAGTCAATTCAAATTGTATTAAATACCACAGGACGGGAACAAGTAACATTTAAGAGCAgtattgaggtcattcttaagaaCGGCTCAGTTCTTTAATGATAACAAACCACACAGAGAGATTACCCATCGCCTCATAGCAACTTCCAAAGGAAACTTATATAGTCCCTGTTTCCCTACTAATGAGAGACGTATATATCCATCATTGAATATTACTCGTATCGAGCCTTCTGTTTTCCGTAAGAAGTATCTAATGGAGAAAATTTTCATTACAGACGATGATTCCCTTCAAGTCGTTTCAGTACTACTACCATGAAGACGATTAGGTACAGCTCACAGTTCGCCAGGGTCAAGTCATTTAAGTAaccataacaaaaaaaataggCATAGCATCTCTTAATTTATATAGGGCCATTGATAGATATTATAACAGAGAATTAAGAATGTTATTCAGTAAAGCTCCATTTGTTACGTGGTCTATTACTAcgaacatattttgaattttgaaattaattaaacTCTGGAGTAAGCGTTGTCGACAGTCGTTTTTACGAACCATTTGGCcaagacttttattattatcagtactttttattgtttgttagtcAATGAGTAAATTAGTAAAGCGAATGCAGTCAATTAAATACAATAGCCTAGGTACGTAATTTTTGTTTGCAAAATGATTTTttatagctgaatcacgaaattgTTATGAATAATGAAAGTAATATCTAGATTAAGAAGCAAATAAAGGAATAGGA
Coding sequences within it:
- the LOC135220088 gene encoding uncharacterized protein LOC135220088 (The sequence of the model RefSeq protein was modified relative to this genomic sequence to represent the inferred CDS: added 33 bases not found in genome assembly) is translated as MAQRALRDGVRICNQYIPPHQVQEEIHVPMPHCGNCLSYDHHHKQCPTQHQIICINCSEVGHTANKCKNQPKCKHCNGDHPAFDRTCPVRRELRKRKGELLREKENEKAKKRNPEYNSYSEALKKSLPTNNNNQNPIVNNNPTIQIQNQAINLQLYHIYNGHIFAALQDMAHPGTYQKAIDEYYTINNLPKVKIPQMASGADIISKLAIITQTSAQAPPPNNQETPQQTNTEATNVAMEESITVPKRVAEGRESDEGEGGKTPKKAKKHSATKPKLSNLGRPMEEVEADIEEIENGMVSIIFPKKLNKEMLTNGYKIQLIDKFIQGEVNGGSTMEEETLKSILHALIAEERVPLSSINFCATDLKPLL